Proteins from one Bacteroides zhangwenhongii genomic window:
- a CDS encoding pyridoxine 5'-phosphate synthase — protein sequence MTKLSVNINKIATLRNARGGNVPDVVKVALDCESFGADGITVHPRPDERHIRHSDVYALRPLLRTEFNIEGYPSPEFIDLVLKVKPHQVTLVPDDPSQLTSNSGWDTKANLEFLTEVLDQFNSAGIRTSVFVAADSEMVEYAAKAGADRVELYTEPYATNYPKNPETAIAPFIEAAKTARKLGIGLNAGHDLSLVNLNYFYKNIPWVDEVSIGHALISDALYLGLERTIQEYKNCLR from the coding sequence ATGACTAAATTAAGTGTGAACATAAACAAGATAGCTACGCTGAGAAACGCACGGGGAGGAAATGTTCCCGATGTGGTGAAGGTAGCCCTTGATTGTGAGTCTTTTGGAGCAGACGGCATAACGGTTCATCCCCGTCCCGATGAACGCCACATTCGCCATTCGGATGTATACGCCTTGCGCCCTTTGTTGCGGACTGAATTTAATATCGAAGGTTATCCGTCACCTGAGTTTATAGACCTGGTGCTGAAGGTAAAGCCGCATCAAGTAACTTTGGTTCCCGATGACCCTTCACAATTGACTTCCAATTCAGGCTGGGATACAAAAGCAAATCTGGAATTTCTGACGGAAGTTCTCGACCAATTCAACAGTGCGGGTATTCGTACATCCGTTTTTGTTGCCGCCGATTCGGAAATGGTGGAATATGCGGCAAAGGCTGGTGCCGATCGTGTGGAGCTTTATACGGAACCGTATGCTACGAATTATCCGAAGAACCCGGAAACGGCTATCGCCCCTTTTATTGAAGCTGCGAAAACCGCTCGTAAATTGGGCATCGGTCTCAATGCCGGTCATGATTTGAGTCTTGTTAATTTAAACTATTTCTATAAAAACATTCCTTGGGTGGATGAGGTTTCTATCGGGCACGCTTTGATTAGTGACGCACTGTATTTAGGATTGGAACGTACCATTCAGGAATATAAAAACTGTTTACGCTGA
- a CDS encoding ExbD/TolR family protein: MGLKRRNRVSPNFSMASMTDVIFLLLIFFMITSTVVSPNAIKVLLPQGKQQTSAKPLTRVIIDKDLNFYAAFGNEKEQPVALNDLTSFLQSCAEKEPEMYVALYADESVPYREIVRVLNIANENHFKMVLATRPPENR, encoded by the coding sequence GTGGGATTAAAAAGAAGAAATAGAGTATCGCCCAATTTCAGTATGGCTTCCATGACGGATGTCATATTTCTGTTGCTGATATTCTTTATGATAACCTCTACTGTGGTGTCGCCCAATGCTATTAAAGTGCTGTTACCGCAAGGCAAGCAGCAAACTTCGGCCAAACCGCTGACCAGAGTCATTATCGATAAGGACTTGAATTTCTATGCGGCTTTCGGCAATGAGAAGGAGCAACCCGTAGCGTTGAATGATTTGACATCATTTTTGCAGAGCTGTGCGGAGAAGGAACCTGAAATGTATGTGGCATTATATGCCGATGAATCAGTGCCTTACCGTGAAATAGTACGGGTGCTGAACATCGCGAACGAGAATCATTTTAAGATGGTGCTGGCTACACGCCCGCCCGAAAACAGATAA
- a CDS encoding NAD kinase: MKFAIFGNTYQPKKSFHAANLFQLLKRQGAEICVCREFYQFLISEQMEIEADQLLDGDDFTADMVISIGGDGTFLKAARRVGRKGIPILGINTGRLGFLADISPEEMEETFNEIHAGRYSVEERSVLQLICNDTHLQECPYALNEIAVLKRDSSSMISIRTAINGAFLNTYQADGLVIATPTGSTAYSLSVGGPIIVPHSNTIAITPVAPHSLNVRPIVIRDDWEITLDVESRSHNFLVAIDGRSETCKETTQLTIRRADYSVKVVKRFNHVFFDTLRTKMMWGADGRAQ, translated from the coding sequence ATGAAATTTGCCATCTTCGGAAATACTTATCAGCCCAAAAAGTCTTTTCACGCCGCCAACCTGTTTCAATTATTGAAGAGGCAGGGAGCTGAAATATGTGTATGCAGAGAGTTCTACCAGTTCTTGATTTCAGAACAAATGGAAATCGAAGCCGATCAATTACTGGATGGCGATGATTTTACAGCCGATATGGTGATCAGTATCGGAGGTGACGGAACTTTTCTGAAAGCCGCCCGCCGTGTAGGCAGGAAAGGAATTCCGATTCTTGGCATTAATACGGGACGTTTAGGATTCCTTGCCGACATCTCTCCCGAAGAAATGGAAGAGACATTCAATGAAATTCATGCCGGACGGTACAGTGTGGAGGAAAGAAGCGTGCTGCAATTGATTTGTAACGACACACATTTACAGGAATGCCCCTATGCCTTGAACGAGATAGCAGTATTAAAGCGGGACAGTTCCTCCATGATCAGTATCCGCACGGCTATTAATGGCGCTTTTCTAAATACATATCAGGCTGACGGACTGGTGATTGCCACTCCGACCGGATCGACCGCATACTCATTGAGCGTGGGCGGGCCTATCATTGTGCCCCACTCCAACACTATCGCCATCACTCCCGTAGCTCCACATAGCCTCAATGTCCGTCCCATCGTTATCCGCGACGATTGGGAAATCACACTAGATGTGGAAAGCCGTAGCCACAACTTCCTCGTCGCCATCGACGGTCGGAGCGAAACCTGCAAAGAGACTACGCAACTTACTATCCGTCGGGCTGACTACAGCGTAAAAGTGGTAAAAAGGTTCAATCATGTTTTTTTCGATACACTCCGTACCAAGATGATGTGGGGAGCGGATGGCAGAGCGCAATAA
- the ndk gene encoding nucleoside-diphosphate kinase — translation MLEKTLVILKPCTLQRGLIGEITHRFERKGLRLAGMKMMQLTDELLSEHYAHLSGKPFFQRVKDSMMTAPVIVCCFEGVDAIQTVRTLAGPTNGRLAAPGTIRGDYSMSFQENIVHASDSPETAAVELTRFFKPEEIFDYKQATFDYLYANDEY, via the coding sequence ATGCTTGAAAAAACGCTGGTCATTTTAAAACCATGTACCCTTCAACGGGGATTGATAGGTGAGATTACCCATCGCTTTGAACGTAAAGGATTGCGGTTGGCCGGTATGAAGATGATGCAACTGACAGATGAATTGTTAAGCGAACATTATGCCCACCTTAGCGGCAAGCCATTCTTTCAACGTGTGAAAGATTCCATGATGACAGCGCCTGTCATCGTTTGTTGTTTTGAGGGTGTGGATGCTATTCAAACAGTCCGTACATTGGCGGGACCAACTAACGGACGTCTGGCTGCTCCGGGAACCATTCGTGGAGATTACAGTATGAGCTTTCAAGAGAATATAGTTCATGCTTCCGATTCGCCGGAAACCGCAGCTGTTGAATTAACGAGATTTTTTAAACCGGAAGAAATATTCGATTACAAGCAGGCTACTTTTGATTACCTGTATGCAAACGACGAATATTAA
- a CDS encoding DJ-1 family glyoxalase III, which translates to MGTVYAFFADGFEEIEALTAVDTLRRAGLNVEIVSVTPDEIVVGAHDVSLLCDVNFENCDFFDAELLLLPGGMPGAATLDKHEGLRKLILSFAEKGKPIAAICAAPMVLGKLGLLKGKKATCYPGFEQYLEGAECVGEHVVRDGNIITGMGPGAAMEFALAIVELLAGKEKVDELAEAMCVKR; encoded by the coding sequence ATGGGAACTGTATACGCATTTTTTGCAGATGGCTTTGAAGAAATCGAAGCATTAACTGCTGTTGACACGTTGAGACGTGCCGGACTGAATGTAGAAATCGTATCCGTTACACCGGATGAAATCGTAGTCGGAGCACATGATGTGTCCCTTCTTTGCGACGTCAACTTTGAAAATTGCGATTTCTTTGACGCTGAGCTTTTGTTGTTGCCGGGAGGAATGCCGGGAGCAGCTACGCTTGATAAGCACGAAGGATTGCGCAAACTGATTCTTAGCTTTGCGGAAAAAGGCAAGCCTATCGCTGCCATTTGCGCGGCTCCGATGGTATTGGGCAAATTGGGATTGCTGAAAGGTAAGAAAGCTACTTGTTATCCCGGATTCGAACAGTATCTGGAAGGTGCGGAATGTGTCGGTGAACACGTTGTCCGTGACGGAAATATTATAACGGGTATGGGACCGGGCGCTGCTATGGAATTTGCTTTAGCTATCGTAGAGCTGTTGGCTGGTAAAGAGAAAGTAGACGAATTGGCGGAAGCGATGTGTGTTAAGCGCTAA
- a CDS encoding 2-C-methyl-D-erythritol 4-phosphate cytidylyltransferase → MKKYVIIVAGGKGLRMGSELPKQFLPIGGRPVLMHTLEAFRKYEATLQIILVLPKEQQDFWKQLCEEYHFGVGHLIADGGETRFHSVKNGLALVRESGLVGVHDGVRPFVSVNVIRNCYDLAETRKAVIPVIDVVETVRHLTGNSSETVSRNDYKLVQTPQVFDTELLKRAYTQEFTPFFTDDASVVEAMGVPVYLAEGNRENIKITTPFDLKIGSALL, encoded by the coding sequence ATGAAGAAATATGTCATTATTGTCGCCGGTGGGAAGGGGTTGCGAATGGGGAGTGAGCTTCCGAAACAATTTCTTCCTATCGGTGGTAGACCTGTACTGATGCATACGTTGGAAGCATTCCGGAAGTATGAGGCTACGCTTCAGATTATATTAGTGCTTCCCAAAGAACAACAGGATTTCTGGAAACAGCTTTGTGAAGAATATCATTTTGGCGTAGGGCACCTCATTGCCGATGGGGGAGAGACACGCTTCCATTCGGTAAAGAATGGTTTGGCGTTGGTGCGGGAATCCGGATTGGTGGGAGTTCATGACGGGGTTCGTCCGTTTGTCTCGGTCAACGTAATCCGTAACTGTTACGATTTGGCGGAGACAAGGAAGGCTGTAATTCCTGTTATCGATGTAGTGGAAACCGTACGCCATTTGACCGGCAATAGTAGCGAGACAGTCAGTCGCAATGATTATAAACTGGTGCAGACACCGCAAGTATTCGATACTGAACTCTTGAAGCGGGCATATACGCAGGAGTTTACCCCGTTCTTTACAGATGACGCTTCTGTGGTAGAAGCAATGGGAGTGCCTGTATATCTTGCCGAGGGCAATCGTGAGAATATAAAAATAACGACCCCTTTCGATTTAAAAATAGGGAGTGCACTTTTGTAA
- a CDS encoding MotA/TolQ/ExbB proton channel family protein has protein sequence MNAMILLAQGAMNMADSLATANPVLTEVGTPEMNMLDMAIKGGWIMVVLGVLSVVCFYILFERNYMIRKAGKEDPMFMERIKDYIHSGEIKAAINYCRTMNTPSARMIEKGISRLGRPINDVQVAIENVGNIEVAKLEKGLTVMATISGGAPMLGFLGTVTGMVRAFYEMANAGSGNIDITLLSGGIYEAMITTVGGLIVGIIAMFAYNYLVMLVDRVVNKMESRTMEFMDLLNEPAQK, from the coding sequence ATGAATGCAATGATATTGTTGGCTCAAGGGGCTATGAATATGGCTGACTCGCTGGCTACCGCCAACCCTGTACTGACGGAGGTTGGCACTCCTGAAATGAATATGCTTGATATGGCTATCAAGGGGGGATGGATTATGGTTGTGCTGGGCGTACTGTCTGTGGTCTGTTTCTATATCCTGTTTGAACGTAACTATATGATCCGTAAGGCCGGGAAAGAGGATCCTATGTTTATGGAGCGGATTAAAGATTATATTCATAGCGGAGAAATCAAAGCGGCTATCAACTATTGCCGTACGATGAATACCCCTTCGGCGCGTATGATTGAAAAAGGTATCAGTCGTTTGGGACGTCCGATAAATGATGTACAGGTAGCTATCGAGAATGTAGGTAACATTGAGGTTGCAAAGCTGGAAAAAGGGCTTACCGTGATGGCGACTATCTCCGGCGGTGCTCCAATGCTGGGATTTCTCGGAACGGTGACCGGTATGGTGCGCGCATTCTACGAGATGGCGAATGCGGGTAGCGGGAATATAGATATTACGCTGCTTTCCGGTGGTATCTATGAAGCGATGATTACTACAGTCGGAGGTCTGATTGTCGGTATCATTGCCATGTTTGCTTATAACTATCTGGTGATGTTGGTAGACCGTGTCGTAAACAAAATGGAATCCCGCACAATGGAATTCATGGATTTGTTGAACGAGCCTGCCCAAAAGTAA
- a CDS encoding TonB family protein, whose translation MDRRKKGEYIGALGALLVHVAVIALLILVSFTVPQPDEDAGGIPVMMGNVESARGFDDPSLVDADVLDEDAAAPAETQPELPSEQDLLTQTEEETVAVKPKTEEVKKETVKPKETVKPKEPVKKPEKTEAEKAAEAKRLAEEKAERERKAAEEAARKKVAGAFGKGAQMTGNKGTATGGTGTEGSKEGNSSTGAKIGIGGEGTFDLGGRSLGAGTSLPKPVYNVQEEGRVVVNITVNPAGQVIATSINLSHTNTPNRFLRKAAEDAAKKARFEAVERMTNQIGTITYNFKLR comes from the coding sequence ATGGACAGAAGAAAAAAGGGTGAATACATAGGAGCGCTGGGTGCATTGCTGGTGCACGTGGCAGTGATTGCTCTTTTGATTCTGGTGAGCTTCACTGTTCCGCAGCCGGATGAAGATGCGGGTGGAATACCCGTGATGATGGGCAATGTGGAATCGGCGCGTGGCTTTGACGACCCTTCGCTGGTAGATGCGGACGTGCTGGATGAGGATGCGGCAGCTCCTGCGGAAACACAGCCGGAACTACCTTCAGAACAAGACCTGTTGACGCAAACTGAGGAGGAAACGGTCGCTGTGAAACCGAAAACAGAAGAAGTTAAAAAGGAGACGGTGAAACCTAAGGAGACGGTTAAGCCGAAAGAACCTGTGAAGAAACCGGAAAAGACCGAAGCTGAGAAAGCTGCGGAAGCCAAACGGCTTGCAGAGGAAAAGGCGGAACGTGAACGTAAGGCTGCCGAAGAAGCCGCAAGGAAGAAAGTTGCCGGTGCTTTTGGTAAGGGAGCGCAAATGACCGGCAATAAAGGGACGGCAACCGGTGGCACAGGTACGGAAGGCAGCAAAGAAGGCAATTCTTCTACCGGTGCGAAAATAGGAATAGGAGGCGAGGGAACATTTGACCTCGGCGGACGTTCTTTAGGTGCAGGCACCAGTCTGCCGAAACCTGTTTATAATGTACAGGAAGAGGGACGGGTTGTTGTGAATATCACGGTAAATCCTGCCGGACAGGTGATTGCAACCAGTATCAATCTTTCGCATACGAATACTCCGAACCGTTTCTTACGGAAAGCAGCCGAAGATGCGGCAAAGAAAGCCCGTTTTGAGGCGGTGGAAAGAATGACGAATCAGATTGGAACGATTACGTATAACTTTAAGTTGAGATAG
- a CDS encoding peptidoglycan DD-metalloendopeptidase family protein, whose amino-acid sequence MNFNCIIKTGLVAVAAMVSLSSFSQDLIARQAPIDKKLKTVDSLALQKQIRAEQSEYPALSLYPNWNNQYVHAYGNAIIPETYTIDLTGFHMPTPSTKITSPFGPRWRRMHNGLDLKVNIGDTIVAAFDGKVRIVKYERRGYGKYVVIRHDNGLETVYGHLSKQLVEENQLVKAGEVIGLGGNTGRSTGSHLHFETRFLGIAINPVYMFDFPKQDIVADTYTFRKTKGVKRAGSHDTQVADGTIRYHKVKSGDTLSRIAKLRGVSVSTLCKLNRIKPTTTLRIGQVLRCS is encoded by the coding sequence ATGAATTTTAACTGCATTATTAAAACCGGATTGGTGGCTGTAGCGGCTATGGTTAGTTTGAGCTCTTTCTCTCAAGACCTGATTGCCCGCCAAGCACCGATAGACAAGAAATTGAAAACTGTTGACTCTTTGGCATTGCAGAAGCAAATCCGTGCCGAACAGTCCGAATATCCTGCCCTTAGTCTTTATCCTAACTGGAATAACCAGTATGTACATGCTTACGGAAACGCTATTATTCCCGAAACTTATACAATCGACCTGACCGGATTCCATATGCCGACTCCGAGTACGAAGATAACTTCGCCTTTCGGTCCCCGTTGGAGAAGAATGCACAACGGTCTTGACTTGAAGGTTAATATCGGCGATACTATCGTGGCGGCCTTTGATGGTAAGGTGCGTATCGTGAAATATGAGCGTAGAGGTTATGGCAAGTATGTCGTTATTCGTCACGACAATGGTTTGGAGACTGTTTACGGACACTTGTCCAAGCAGTTGGTAGAAGAAAATCAATTGGTGAAAGCCGGTGAAGTGATAGGTCTGGGTGGTAATACGGGACGTTCTACCGGTTCGCATCTTCATTTTGAGACTCGTTTCTTAGGAATTGCAATCAACCCGGTTTATATGTTCGACTTCCCGAAACAGGATATCGTAGCCGATACCTATACGTTCCGGAAGACGAAAGGTGTGAAACGCGCCGGTTCTCATGATACACAAGTGGCAGATGGCACTATCCGCTATCATAAAGTGAAAAGTGGGGATACCCTGTCCCGCATCGCTAAGTTGCGTGGCGTATCGGTCAGTACGCTTTGTAAGTTAAACCGTATTAAGCCGACAACGACTTTGCGCATCGGACAAGTTTTGCGTTGTTCATAA
- the recG gene encoding ATP-dependent DNA helicase RecG — MFDLVTRDIKFISGVGPQRAAILNKELGIYSLHDLIYYFPYKYVDRSRIYYIHEIDGNMPYIQLKGEILGFEAIGEGRQRRLTAHFSDGTGVVDLVWFQGIKYILGKYKLHEEYIIFGKPTVFNGRINVAHPDIDKSDELKLSSVGLQPYYNTTEKMKRSFLNSHAIEKMMATVIQQIQEPLPETLSPKLLAEHHLMPLTEALRNIHFPANPDLLRRAQYRLKFEELFYVQLNILRYAKDRQRRYRGYVFEKVGDVFNTFYAKNLPFQLTGAQKRVLKEIRNDVGSGRQMNRLLQGDVGSGKTLVALMSMLLALDNGYQACMMAPTEILANQHYETIKELLFGMDIRVELLTGSIKGKKREAILSGLLTGDVHILIGTHAVIEDTVNFSSLGFVVIDEQHRFGVAQRARLWSKNNQPPHVLVMTATPIPRTLAMTLYGDLDVSVIDELPPGRKPITTVHQFDNRRESMYRSVQKQIDEGRQVYIVYPLIKESEKIDLKNLEEGYQHILEKFPKCKVCKVHGKMKPAEKDEQMQLFVSGEAQIMVATTVIEVGVNVPNASVMIIENAERFGLSQLHQLRGRVGRGAEQSYCILVTNYKLTEDTRKRLEIMVRTNDGFEIAEADLKLRGPGDLEGTQQSGVAFDLKIADIARDGQLLQYVRTIAEEIVEHDFAAQNPENEILWRQLKALRKTNVNWAAIS, encoded by the coding sequence ATGTTCGATTTAGTCACACGAGACATAAAGTTTATCTCCGGTGTAGGCCCTCAGAGGGCCGCTATATTAAATAAGGAGCTTGGAATCTACTCTTTACACGATTTAATTTACTACTTTCCTTATAAATACGTTGACCGGAGCCGCATCTATTACATTCACGAAATAGATGGCAATATGCCGTATATCCAATTGAAGGGAGAGATTCTCGGCTTTGAGGCTATCGGTGAAGGACGGCAGCGTCGCCTGACTGCTCATTTTTCGGATGGGACGGGTGTAGTGGATCTGGTGTGGTTTCAAGGAATAAAGTACATCTTAGGCAAATATAAACTTCACGAAGAGTATATCATTTTCGGTAAACCGACCGTGTTCAACGGACGTATCAACGTAGCGCATCCCGATATAGACAAATCGGATGAACTGAAACTTTCGTCCGTAGGTTTGCAGCCTTATTACAATACGACGGAGAAAATGAAGCGCAGCTTCCTCAACTCCCATGCAATAGAGAAAATGATGGCTACTGTCATTCAGCAGATACAGGAGCCTTTGCCCGAGACTCTTTCGCCCAAACTGCTGGCGGAACATCATCTGATGCCCTTGACGGAAGCGCTTCGGAATATTCATTTCCCTGCCAACCCCGATTTGCTCCGCAGAGCGCAATACCGTCTCAAATTCGAGGAACTGTTTTATGTGCAATTGAATATTCTTCGGTATGCCAAAGACAGGCAGAGAAGATATCGGGGCTATGTTTTTGAGAAGGTAGGGGATGTGTTTAACACATTCTATGCCAAGAATCTTCCTTTTCAGCTGACGGGTGCTCAGAAACGGGTATTGAAGGAAATACGTAACGACGTAGGCAGCGGGCGGCAGATGAACCGCCTTTTGCAAGGGGATGTCGGAAGCGGAAAAACATTGGTTGCTTTGATGAGTATGTTGCTGGCTTTGGATAATGGTTATCAGGCATGTATGATGGCCCCTACGGAGATACTCGCCAATCAGCATTATGAAACCATAAAAGAACTGCTTTTCGGCATGGATATCCGTGTTGAGTTGTTGACCGGATCCATTAAAGGAAAAAAACGGGAGGCTATTCTTTCCGGACTGCTGACCGGAGATGTACATATCCTGATAGGAACGCATGCCGTTATCGAAGATACTGTAAATTTCTCATCTTTGGGATTCGTGGTTATTGACGAACAACATCGTTTCGGGGTGGCGCAACGTGCCCGCCTGTGGAGTAAGAATAATCAACCTCCACATGTGCTTGTCATGACAGCGACCCCCATTCCGCGAACATTGGCCATGACTTTATACGGTGATCTGGATGTGTCTGTTATTGACGAGTTGCCTCCCGGACGAAAGCCGATAACCACTGTGCATCAGTTCGACAATCGTCGGGAGAGCATGTACCGTTCGGTGCAGAAGCAGATTGATGAGGGACGTCAGGTTTATATCGTTTATCCTTTGATAAAGGAAAGTGAGAAGATCGATTTGAAGAACCTTGAAGAGGGGTATCAACATATCCTTGAAAAATTTCCCAAGTGCAAGGTTTGCAAGGTACATGGCAAAATGAAACCGGCTGAGAAAGACGAGCAGATGCAGCTTTTCGTTTCGGGAGAGGCACAGATAATGGTGGCTACTACGGTGATAGAAGTCGGAGTAAACGTACCGAATGCTTCGGTAATGATTATTGAAAATGCCGAACGTTTCGGACTTTCTCAATTGCACCAGTTGAGGGGACGGGTAGGACGTGGAGCGGAACAGTCTTATTGTATTTTAGTCACTAATTATAAGTTGACGGAAGATACTCGTAAACGACTGGAAATAATGGTGCGTACCAACGATGGTTTTGAAATAGCGGAGGCCGATTTAAAACTTCGTGGTCCGGGCGATCTGGAAGGTACTCAGCAGAGTGGTGTCGCTTTTGACCTGAAGATTGCCGATATAGCCCGCGACGGACAACTTCTGCAATATGTCCGTACCATTGCCGAAGAAATAGTAGAGCATGACTTTGCAGCGCAAAATCCGGAGAACGAGATTTTGTGGCGACAACTGAAAGCATTGCGGAAAACGAATGTTAACTGGGCTGCCATTAGCTGA
- a CDS encoding DUF1599 domain-containing protein, with product MKDTKQQFEHVIALCRDLFSKKLHDYGPAWRILRPASVTDQIFIKANRIRSIETKGVTLVDEGIRSEFIAIVNYGIVGLIQLELGYAESADISNEEAMTLYDKYAQAALELMLAKNHDYDEAWRSMRISSYTDLILMKIYRTKQIESLSGNTLVSEGIDANYMDMINYSVFGLIKIEFEG from the coding sequence ATGAAAGATACCAAGCAACAATTTGAACATGTCATAGCTTTATGCCGTGACTTATTCTCCAAGAAGCTGCACGATTACGGTCCTGCGTGGCGTATCCTGCGTCCGGCTTCGGTGACCGATCAGATTTTTATCAAAGCCAACCGGATACGTAGTATTGAAACTAAAGGAGTGACTTTGGTAGACGAAGGAATCCGTTCCGAATTCATTGCGATTGTCAATTACGGTATTGTCGGACTGATTCAGTTGGAATTGGGATATGCCGAATCTGCCGACATCAGTAATGAAGAAGCGATGACGCTTTATGATAAGTATGCCCAAGCGGCATTGGAACTGATGCTTGCCAAGAACCATGATTATGATGAGGCTTGGCGGAGTATGCGCATCAGCTCGTATACAGACTTGATCTTGATGAAAATTTACCGCACCAAGCAGATTGAAAGTCTGTCCGGTAACACATTGGTGTCCGAAGGAATTGACGCCAATTACATGGACATGATTAATTATTCGGTTTTTGGATTGATAAAGATAGAATTTGAAGGATAA
- a CDS encoding GumC domain-containing protein, translated as MNKKGILIAAVAVLVIAIIGVTYLLFTEKQANRELVQEFQLDKEDLENEYTRFAQQYDELKMTISNDSLSQLLEQEQLKTQRLLEELRTVKSSNATEIRRLKKELATLRKVMIGYINQIDSLNKLTAQQKQVIAEVTQKYNQASRQIDNLSEEKKNLDKKVTLAAQLDATNIRVEPRNKRGKVAKKVKDVVKLAISFTIVKNITAENGERTVYIRITKPDNDVLTKSASNTFPYENRTLTYSIKKYIEYNGEEQNVNVFWDVEEFLYAGNYRVDIFEGGNLIGSQAFTLN; from the coding sequence ATGAACAAAAAAGGCATTCTTATTGCGGCTGTTGCCGTATTAGTGATAGCGATTATCGGTGTTACCTATCTGTTATTTACTGAAAAACAGGCTAACCGGGAGTTGGTACAGGAATTCCAATTAGATAAGGAGGATCTGGAAAACGAATATACTCGTTTTGCACAACAATATGATGAGTTAAAGATGACAATTTCCAATGACTCTTTATCTCAGTTGCTGGAGCAAGAGCAGTTGAAGACTCAGCGATTATTGGAAGAACTCCGTACGGTGAAAAGTTCGAATGCGACGGAGATTCGTCGTCTGAAGAAGGAATTGGCTACCTTGCGCAAGGTAATGATTGGCTATATCAACCAGATAGATTCACTGAATAAACTGACGGCACAACAGAAACAAGTCATCGCGGAAGTCACCCAGAAATACAATCAGGCTTCACGACAGATTGATAACCTTTCCGAAGAAAAGAAGAATCTGGATAAGAAAGTGACGTTGGCAGCCCAGCTTGATGCGACCAATATTCGTGTCGAACCACGCAATAAACGCGGTAAAGTGGCGAAAAAAGTGAAAGATGTCGTGAAATTGGCTATCAGCTTTACTATTGTGAAGAATATAACGGCTGAGAACGGAGAGCGTACTGTCTATATACGTATTACCAAACCGGATAATGATGTGTTGACCAAGAGCGCATCCAATACTTTCCCTTATGAAAACCGAACATTGACCTATTCCATTAAGAAGTATATCGAGTACAATGGCGAAGAGCAGAATGTGAATGTGTTTTGGGATGTGGAAGAATTCTTGTACGCCGGAAACTATCGGGTGGATATTTTCGAAGGCGGCAACTTGATCGGTTCCCAGGCGTTCACATTAAATTAA